One Streptomyces sp. SAI-135 DNA segment encodes these proteins:
- the scy gene encoding polarized growth protein Scy: protein MRGYERQEREPAADVDHLSRFEAEMDRLKTEREKAIQHAEDLGYQVEVLRAKLHEARRTLMSRPEFGGGDIGYQAEQLLRNAQIQADQLRQDAERELSQVRAQTQRILQEHAEQAARLQAELHQEAVTRRQQLDQELAERRQTVESHVNENVAWAEQLRARSESQARRLLEESRAEAEQAMAAARAEAERVTTEARQRLQSEAEAARAEAEQLLRRARADAERLLETASTQAQEATDHAEQLRTSTATESDSARRQATELSRAAEQRMAEAEEALRKAQAEAEKVLAEAKSAAEKTLASAESANEQRTRTAKEQVARLVTEASQEAEATKEAAEQIVADARAEAEKIVTEAAEKARTITAEESATQLSKAAKTAEDVLNKAQEDAQRTTKAAAEEAERIRREAEAEADRLRAEAHDIAEQLKGTAKDDTKEYRAKTVELQEEARRLRGEAEQLRADAVAEGEKIRAEARKEAVQQIEEAAKTAEELLSKAKADADELRQSATADSEKVRTEAIERATTLRRQAEETLERTRNEAERQRAEAVELSEEIAAAAERSASELREETERAIEARRAEAAEELTRLRTEAEERLATAEQALTEAREEAARIRREAAEETDRLRTEAAERIRTLQQQAEAEADRLRTEAASDASASRAEGEAVAVRLRSEAAAEAERLKTEAQDTADRVRAEAQAAAERIATEATETLAAAQEEANRRRREAEEYLGSARQEAEQERERAREQSEELLASARNRVEEAQAEAVRLVEEAERRAGEMVSAAEQHAQQVRDSVAGLHEQAQEEITGLRSAAEHAADRTRREAQEEADRVRSDAYSERERASEDAARIRREAAEETDAAKSLAERTVSEAIAEAERLRSEASEHAQRARTEASDAIAQADQDASRTRAEAREDANRIRSDAARQADTLITEARSEAERLTEETIADTDRLRTETVAEAERVRAESVAQAEQLIGEATGDAERLRAEAADTVGQAQQHAERIRTEAERVRAEAAAAAEELVNSARAEADRTLDEARKDANKRRSEAAEQVDTLITETTAEADKLLTEAQQQALKTTADAEAQADTMVGAARKEADRLVAEATVEGNARVEKARTDADELLVGARRDATAIRERAEELRDRITGEIEALHERARREAAETMKSTGDRCDALIKAAEEQLAKAQAKAKELVSEANSEAGKVRIAAVKKAEGLLKEAEQKKATLVREAEELKAEAIREAKRTVEEGKRELEVLVRRREDINTEISRVQDVLEALESFEAPSAGKDGGVKAGAAVGAPRSGKPSDS, encoded by the coding sequence GGGAGAAGGCGATCCAGCACGCCGAGGACCTCGGCTACCAGGTCGAGGTGCTGCGCGCCAAGTTGCACGAGGCGCGGCGCACCCTCATGTCCCGGCCCGAATTCGGCGGCGGTGACATCGGCTACCAGGCCGAGCAGTTGCTGCGGAACGCGCAGATCCAGGCCGACCAGTTGCGCCAGGACGCCGAGCGCGAACTGAGCCAGGTCCGCGCCCAGACCCAGCGCATCCTCCAGGAGCACGCCGAGCAGGCCGCGCGTCTGCAGGCGGAACTGCACCAGGAGGCGGTCACCCGGCGCCAGCAGCTCGACCAGGAGCTGGCCGAACGCCGCCAGACCGTCGAGTCGCACGTCAACGAGAACGTGGCGTGGGCCGAGCAGCTGCGCGCCCGCAGCGAGTCGCAGGCCCGCCGGCTCCTGGAGGAGTCCCGCGCGGAGGCCGAGCAGGCCATGGCGGCCGCCCGTGCCGAGGCCGAGCGGGTCACCACCGAGGCCCGCCAGCGCCTGCAGAGCGAGGCCGAGGCCGCCCGCGCGGAGGCCGAGCAGCTGCTGCGCCGGGCCCGCGCGGATGCCGAGCGGCTGCTGGAGACCGCCTCCACGCAGGCCCAGGAGGCCACCGACCACGCCGAGCAGCTGCGCACCTCCACCGCGACCGAGTCGGACAGCGCCCGCCGCCAGGCCACCGAGCTGAGCCGGGCCGCCGAACAGCGGATGGCGGAGGCAGAGGAGGCGCTGCGCAAGGCGCAGGCCGAGGCCGAGAAGGTCCTCGCCGAGGCCAAGTCGGCCGCCGAGAAGACGCTCGCGAGCGCGGAGTCCGCCAACGAGCAGCGCACCCGCACGGCCAAGGAGCAGGTCGCCCGTCTGGTCACCGAGGCCAGCCAGGAGGCCGAGGCGACCAAGGAGGCCGCCGAGCAGATCGTCGCGGACGCCCGCGCCGAGGCCGAGAAGATCGTCACCGAGGCCGCCGAGAAGGCCCGCACGATCACGGCAGAGGAGAGCGCGACCCAGCTGTCCAAGGCGGCCAAGACCGCCGAGGACGTCCTCAACAAGGCGCAGGAGGACGCGCAGCGGACCACCAAGGCCGCCGCCGAGGAGGCCGAACGGATCCGCCGCGAGGCGGAGGCCGAGGCGGACCGGCTGCGCGCCGAGGCGCACGACATCGCCGAACAGCTCAAGGGCACGGCGAAGGACGACACCAAGGAGTACCGCGCCAAGACGGTCGAGCTGCAGGAGGAGGCCCGCCGGCTGCGCGGCGAGGCCGAGCAGCTGCGCGCCGACGCGGTCGCCGAGGGCGAGAAGATCCGCGCGGAGGCCCGCAAGGAGGCCGTCCAGCAGATCGAGGAGGCCGCCAAGACCGCCGAGGAGCTGCTCTCCAAGGCCAAGGCGGACGCCGACGAGCTGCGCCAGAGCGCCACCGCGGACAGCGAGAAGGTCCGCACCGAGGCCATCGAGCGCGCCACCACGCTGCGCCGGCAGGCCGAGGAGACCCTGGAGCGCACCCGCAACGAGGCGGAGCGGCAGCGCGCCGAGGCCGTCGAGCTGTCCGAGGAGATCGCAGCCGCCGCCGAGCGGTCCGCGAGCGAGCTGCGCGAGGAGACCGAGCGGGCCATAGAGGCACGCCGTGCCGAGGCCGCCGAGGAACTGACCCGGCTGCGCACCGAGGCCGAGGAGCGTCTGGCCACCGCCGAGCAGGCCCTGACCGAGGCCCGTGAGGAGGCCGCGCGGATCCGCCGCGAGGCCGCCGAGGAGACCGACCGGCTGCGCACCGAGGCGGCCGAGCGGATCCGCACCCTCCAGCAGCAGGCCGAGGCGGAGGCCGACCGGCTGCGCACCGAGGCCGCGTCCGACGCGTCCGCCTCCCGCGCCGAGGGCGAGGCCGTCGCCGTACGGCTGCGGTCCGAGGCCGCCGCCGAGGCGGAGCGTCTCAAGACCGAGGCCCAGGACACCGCGGACCGGGTCCGGGCGGAGGCGCAGGCCGCCGCCGAGCGGATCGCCACCGAGGCGACCGAGACGCTGGCCGCGGCCCAGGAGGAGGCCAACCGGCGCCGCCGCGAGGCCGAGGAGTACCTCGGCTCGGCCCGCCAGGAGGCCGAGCAGGAGCGTGAGCGGGCCCGCGAGCAGAGCGAGGAGCTGCTGGCTTCCGCGCGCAACCGTGTGGAGGAGGCGCAGGCCGAGGCCGTACGTCTCGTCGAGGAGGCGGAGCGGCGGGCCGGCGAGATGGTGTCGGCGGCCGAGCAGCACGCCCAGCAGGTGCGCGACTCGGTCGCCGGGCTGCACGAGCAGGCGCAGGAGGAGATCACCGGGCTGCGCAGCGCCGCCGAGCACGCGGCCGACCGCACCCGGCGCGAGGCCCAGGAGGAGGCCGACCGGGTCCGGTCGGACGCCTACTCCGAGCGGGAGCGGGCCAGCGAGGACGCGGCCCGGATCCGGCGCGAGGCCGCCGAGGAGACGGACGCCGCCAAGTCCCTTGCCGAGCGGACCGTCTCGGAGGCCATCGCGGAGGCGGAGCGGCTGCGTTCGGAGGCGTCCGAGCACGCCCAGCGGGCGCGCACCGAGGCCTCGGACGCCATCGCCCAGGCCGACCAGGACGCCTCCCGCACCCGGGCCGAGGCCCGCGAGGACGCCAACCGCATCCGCTCGGACGCGGCCAGGCAGGCCGACACCCTCATCACCGAGGCGCGCAGCGAGGCGGAGCGGCTCACCGAGGAGACCATCGCCGACACCGACCGGCTGCGGACGGAGACGGTCGCCGAGGCGGAGCGCGTGCGGGCCGAATCGGTCGCCCAGGCCGAGCAGTTGATCGGCGAGGCCACCGGGGACGCGGAGCGGCTGCGGGCCGAGGCCGCGGACACGGTCGGGCAGGCCCAGCAGCACGCGGAGCGGATCCGTACCGAGGCCGAGCGGGTCCGGGCGGAGGCGGCGGCCGCGGCCGAGGAGCTGGTGAACTCCGCGCGCGCGGAGGCCGACCGCACCCTCGACGAGGCCCGCAAGGACGCCAACAAGCGGCGTTCCGAGGCGGCCGAGCAGGTCGACACGCTCATCACGGAGACCACCGCCGAGGCGGACAAGCTGCTCACCGAGGCGCAGCAGCAGGCGCTGAAGACCACCGCGGACGCGGAGGCGCAGGCCGACACCATGGTGGGCGCGGCCCGCAAGGAGGCCGACCGCCTGGTCGCCGAGGCCACGGTCGAGGGCAACGCGCGTGTGGAGAAGGCCCGTACGGACGCGGACGAACTGCTCGTCGGTGCCCGCCGGGACGCCACCGCCATAAGGGAGCGTGCCGAGGAGCTGCGCGACCGCATCACGGGTGAGATCGAGGCACTGCACGAGCGGGCCCGCCGTGAGGCCGCGGAGACCATGAAGTCCACCGGCGACCGCTGCGACGCGCTCATCAAGGCCGCGGAGGAGCAGCTCGCGAAGGCGCAGGCGAAGGCCAAGGAGCTGGTCTCGGAGGCCAATTCGGAGGCCGGCAAGGTGCGCATCGCCGCCGTCAAGAAGGCCGAGGGGCTCCTCAAGGAGGCCGAGCAGAAGAAGGCCACGCTGGTCCGGGAGGCCGAGGAGCTCAAGGCCGAGGCGATCCGCGAGGCCAAGCGCACGGTCGAGGAGGGCAAGCGCGAGCTGGAGGTCCTGGTCCGCCGCCGTGAGGACATCAACACCGAGATCTCCCGTGTCCAGGACGTCCTGGAGGCGTTGGAATCCTTCGAGGCCCCGTCGGCGGGCAAGGACGGTGGCGTCAAGGCGGGCGCCGCGGTCGGCGCCCCTCGTTCGGGTAAGCCGTCGGACAGCTGA